The following coding sequences are from one Nonlabens arenilitoris window:
- a CDS encoding chorismate-binding protein, protein MREKLFQYLGHLLEQNLPFLALKMAGSSLVKVIAQNDQKWYKSAPDKVAYAVFSKFQGYENQVYIAGEKILSFNYEVSTSQPKINQSIIPEDGKEAYLELFEKAMLRLQNQQLSKVVLSRKQEFVLNDSDLDIFERLLDTYPMANGYFFFHPQVGKWMGATPELLLNVQSDGLNVAQSKMDDLPVTVSTMSLAGTAVDDGSLNHIWGDKELEEQQLVTDFIISQFKESAAIDIKQSVVETVKAGHLLHLRTIIKARSTTSEIKTLLNALHPTPAVCGLPRDESMGFIVKNENYDRSYYTGYLGIIEGAQHHYFVNLRCMQLLEKTAVIYVGGGVTAKSEATLEYQETRAKLQTMHRLL, encoded by the coding sequence TTGCGCGAAAAGTTATTTCAATACCTAGGTCATCTTCTTGAGCAAAACCTTCCATTTTTAGCACTTAAAATGGCTGGCTCTAGTCTAGTAAAAGTTATCGCTCAAAATGATCAAAAATGGTATAAATCAGCACCTGACAAAGTGGCTTACGCGGTTTTTTCAAAATTTCAAGGATATGAAAATCAGGTTTATATAGCTGGTGAAAAGATTTTAAGCTTTAATTATGAAGTTTCTACATCGCAACCTAAAATTAACCAGTCGATAATTCCAGAAGATGGTAAAGAAGCCTACTTAGAACTATTTGAAAAAGCAATGTTGCGTTTACAAAACCAGCAATTGAGTAAGGTGGTTCTTTCTAGAAAACAAGAATTTGTTTTAAACGATTCTGATCTTGATATTTTTGAAAGATTATTAGATACTTACCCTATGGCCAATGGTTATTTCTTCTTCCATCCTCAGGTAGGAAAATGGATGGGAGCAACACCAGAATTATTATTAAATGTTCAAAGTGATGGACTTAATGTAGCTCAATCAAAAATGGATGATTTACCCGTTACTGTTTCTACCATGTCACTAGCTGGAACAGCAGTTGATGATGGCAGTTTAAACCATATATGGGGCGATAAAGAGTTAGAAGAACAACAATTAGTAACAGATTTTATCATTTCACAATTCAAAGAATCTGCTGCGATCGATATTAAACAATCTGTTGTAGAAACTGTTAAAGCAGGTCACTTATTACATTTACGCACGATCATTAAAGCGCGATCTACAACTAGTGAGATAAAGACATTATTAAACGCTTTGCATCCTACACCTGCAGTTTGTGGATTACCTAGAGATGAGTCTATGGGATTTATTGTTAAGAACGAAAATTATGATCGTAGTTACTATACCGGCTATCTAGGTATTATTGAAGGTGCGCAGCACCATTATTTTGTGAATTTAAGATGTATGCAACTGTTAGAGAAAACAGCTGTAATTTATGTAGGTGGTGGTGTCACAGCAAAAAGCGAAGCAACACTAGAATATCAAGAAACTAGGGCAAAACTTCAAACCATGCATCGGTTATTATAA
- a CDS encoding DUF2452 domain-containing protein, whose amino-acid sequence MSEEKKPDYVVYDEETGTYNAALLPYSSGVAAPKITTPDITSWKQTNINKVNHEIKSQFDQLKAEYDAMVKKFEDNQLVYGAKFSFEPIVGEIYHLYLGKDGRHFLSVIAPQECNWDFVGTYRLSSEKLWEQI is encoded by the coding sequence ATGAGCGAGGAAAAAAAACCAGATTATGTTGTGTATGATGAAGAAACCGGTACTTATAATGCCGCGCTTCTTCCCTATTCCAGTGGCGTTGCAGCTCCTAAAATAACGACACCAGACATTACCTCGTGGAAACAAACAAATATAAATAAGGTCAACCACGAGATTAAATCCCAATTTGACCAACTTAAGGCAGAGTATGATGCCATGGTTAAAAAATTTGAGGATAATCAATTAGTATATGGAGCAAAATTCTCTTTTGAACCTATTGTAGGCGAAATCTACCACCTATATTTAGGTAAAGACGGCAGGCATTTCCTATCTGTCATTGCACCACAAGAATGTAATTGGGATTTTGTAGGTACCTATCGCTTATCGAGTGAAAAGCTTTGGGAGCAAATCTAA
- the menD gene encoding 2-succinyl-5-enolpyruvyl-6-hydroxy-3-cyclohexene-1-carboxylic-acid synthase, which produces MLSDILHAQQVLLLFKKRGVQHIVISPGSRNAPLTIGFTNDSYFKCYSIVDERCASHFAMGIAQQLKQPVAVVCTSGSALLNYYPAVAEAYYSEIPLIVLSADRPPHKIDIGDGQTIRQQHVYANHILYDTHLEMIHKLEDQEALATNERLINKAINIAITDHGPVHINIPFEEPLYNTVEQPMVNPKVIAPNLSRDTSIPSLFTERWHKSKRKLVILSTLNPQVLSQEQLDLLTSDPTVLVMSEVSSNLRHENIIWGIDTLIAPIEKDEEAIAHLQPDMVVTIGGMIVSKKLNNICVSLRHNIIITSVIVVLMILFLN; this is translated from the coding sequence ATGCTATCAGATATACTACACGCGCAACAAGTTCTTCTACTTTTTAAAAAAAGAGGAGTTCAACATATTGTCATTTCTCCAGGATCTAGAAATGCACCGCTTACCATAGGGTTTACAAACGATTCTTATTTTAAATGCTACAGTATCGTTGATGAGCGCTGTGCATCGCATTTTGCCATGGGTATTGCACAACAATTAAAACAGCCGGTAGCGGTAGTTTGTACTAGCGGTAGTGCGTTATTAAATTATTATCCTGCAGTAGCTGAGGCTTATTACAGTGAGATCCCATTGATTGTCCTTAGTGCAGACCGTCCACCACACAAAATTGATATAGGTGATGGACAGACTATTAGACAGCAACATGTGTATGCAAATCATATACTTTATGATACACATTTAGAGATGATTCATAAGCTCGAGGATCAAGAAGCATTGGCCACTAATGAAAGGCTTATTAATAAAGCTATTAATATAGCTATCACAGATCATGGACCTGTACATATCAACATACCTTTTGAAGAGCCACTTTATAACACAGTTGAGCAACCTATGGTTAATCCTAAAGTGATAGCTCCTAATCTTTCAAGAGACACTAGTATACCTTCATTATTTACAGAGAGATGGCATAAATCTAAACGTAAATTAGTCATTCTATCGACACTAAATCCTCAAGTGTTATCACAAGAACAATTAGATCTTTTAACCAGTGACCCTACAGTTTTAGTAATGAGTGAGGTAAGCTCAAACTTAAGACATGAAAATATCATATGGGGAATAGACACCTTAATTGCTCCCATAGAAAAAGATGAAGAAGCTATTGCACATCTACAACCAGATATGGTGGTCACTATAGGAGGAATGATTGTTTCAAAAAAATTAAACAATATCTGCGTAAGTTTGAGACACAATATCATTATCACATCGGTAATCGTCGTGCTTATGATACTTTTTTTAAATTAG
- a CDS encoding hotdog fold thioesterase produces MDKEQILASCNQICKNTLMETLEIEFIDVGEDFLTARMPVTHRVHQPDGVLHGGASVALAESVGSAASYIFLNTREFAIRGLEISANHTKSKKDGSVFATARFLHKGRTTQLWEIKIVDEEGKLISICKLTTIALKKDS; encoded by the coding sequence ATGGACAAAGAACAGATACTTGCTAGTTGCAATCAGATATGTAAAAATACACTTATGGAAACTCTAGAAATAGAGTTCATTGACGTAGGTGAGGATTTTCTAACCGCTCGTATGCCGGTAACTCATAGGGTTCATCAACCAGATGGTGTGTTGCATGGTGGTGCTAGCGTTGCTCTGGCAGAGTCTGTAGGTAGTGCGGCCAGTTATATTTTCTTGAATACTAGAGAATTTGCTATACGTGGATTGGAAATCAGTGCAAATCATACAAAGTCAAAAAAAGACGGATCTGTATTTGCTACAGCTCGATTTTTACATAAAGGACGTACGACACAGCTTTGGGAAATTAAAATAGTAGATGAAGAAGGTAAGTTAATTTCTATCTGTAAACTCACCACTATTGCCTTAAAAAAAGATTCTTAA
- a CDS encoding alpha/beta hydrolase, whose protein sequence is MVKTISYQHTNSYEILNPIIETTENIWVCFHGLGYLAQFFKKYFTGLDPLKNAVLVLQAPSKYYLGSNFKHVGSSWLTRVDTDQEMKNNLNYIDAVLHEEGLNHDKRLVLMGYSQGVSIATRYLLHYNLPIKALVMHSGSIPNEFNELDAVKFKELSNRNIHISGTRDEYVTTDVIARENQKIEMLFGTECEIHRPDIKHEVDTALLIDISNTF, encoded by the coding sequence ATGGTAAAAACAATCTCTTATCAACATACTAATTCTTATGAGATACTAAATCCTATAATAGAAACTACTGAGAATATTTGGGTTTGCTTTCATGGGTTAGGATATCTCGCTCAGTTTTTCAAAAAATACTTCACCGGCTTAGATCCTTTAAAAAATGCAGTGCTAGTATTACAAGCGCCATCTAAATATTATCTGGGTTCTAATTTCAAGCATGTAGGATCAAGCTGGCTTACCAGAGTAGATACAGATCAAGAGATGAAAAACAATCTTAATTACATAGATGCTGTTTTACATGAAGAAGGCTTAAATCATGATAAAAGACTTGTATTAATGGGCTACTCGCAAGGTGTTTCTATTGCCACAAGGTACTTATTACACTATAACTTACCTATTAAAGCTTTAGTGATGCACAGTGGCTCTATACCTAACGAATTCAATGAGTTAGATGCTGTTAAGTTTAAAGAATTGTCAAACCGAAATATTCATATATCTGGAACCAGAGACGAGTATGTTACTACTGATGTAATTGCAAGAGAAAACCAGAAAATTGAAATGCTTTTCGGCACGGAATGTGAGATACACAGGCCAGATATAAAACATGAAGTCGACACCGCATTATTAATCGACATCTCTAATACTTTTTAA
- the rdgB gene encoding RdgB/HAM1 family non-canonical purine NTP pyrophosphatase, with the protein MEIIFATHNKNKLKEVQIMMPENIKLLSLDDIGMNEEIPETSSTISGNAAQKVQFIRQRYDMPVFADDTGLEVLALNNEPGVYSARYAGEHKSSIDNMELLLKNLEDKRDRSARFVTVFALDMDRCQTLFEGVCEGTITEQYHGDKGFGYDPIFMPKGYDKTFAQMSLLEKGEISHRGIALKKLIAYLT; encoded by the coding sequence ATGGAAATCATATTTGCTACTCATAATAAAAATAAGCTCAAAGAAGTTCAAATCATGATGCCTGAAAACATTAAGTTATTAAGCCTTGATGATATAGGAATGAATGAAGAGATCCCTGAAACCTCATCCACCATTTCAGGCAATGCCGCCCAGAAAGTGCAGTTTATAAGACAGCGTTATGACATGCCCGTATTTGCTGATGACACAGGTCTAGAAGTACTTGCTCTTAATAACGAACCTGGCGTTTACAGTGCACGGTATGCTGGCGAACACAAAAGCAGTATCGACAACATGGAATTACTTTTAAAAAATCTAGAAGATAAAAGAGATCGTAGCGCAAGGTTTGTAACTGTTTTTGCATTAGACATGGATCGATGTCAGACACTATTTGAAGGTGTTTGCGAAGGAACGATTACAGAGCAGTATCATGGAGATAAAGGATTTGGATACGACCCTATTTTCATGCCTAAAGGTTATGACAAAACCTTTGCACAAATGAGTTTATTAGAAAAAGGTGAAATAAGTCACCGTGGAATCGCGTTGAAAAAACTTATTGCCTATTTAACTTAA
- a CDS encoding thiamine pyrophosphate-binding protein codes for MPDHIVLQLGNSSTIRYAQLFPMNPTHTVFSNRGTSGIDGSTSTAIGAAVAQDKPTICITGDLSFLYDSNALWNNYIPANFKIIVINNSGGGIFRILPGEKDNTTFDTYFETTHQLDASHLCKMYALGYHRVEGEDAFAKAYEKFLNDNSRPQLLEIFTPRLENDTVLLDYFKFLK; via the coding sequence TTGCCAGACCACATAGTGTTGCAGCTGGGAAACAGCAGTACTATTAGATATGCGCAGCTATTCCCGATGAATCCTACACATACCGTGTTCTCTAATCGAGGTACTAGCGGTATCGATGGTTCTACCAGTACCGCGATAGGTGCTGCAGTTGCTCAAGATAAACCTACTATATGTATTACCGGTGATTTAAGCTTTTTATACGACAGCAATGCCTTGTGGAATAATTACATTCCAGCTAATTTTAAAATAATTGTCATTAATAATAGTGGTGGCGGAATTTTCCGTATTCTTCCTGGAGAAAAAGATAATACGACATTTGATACTTATTTTGAAACCACACATCAATTAGACGCTAGTCATTTATGTAAAATGTATGCCTTAGGTTATCATAGGGTAGAAGGAGAAGACGCTTTCGCGAAAGCGTATGAAAAATTCTTAAATGATAATTCAAGACCACAATTACTAGAAATATTTACACCTCGACTTGAAAATGATACCGTTCTTCTAGACTACTTTAAATTTCTAAAATAG
- a CDS encoding DUF2853 family protein, with translation MSKFDERVEKYIAAYKEKVGGKLDEELLRKVTKGLGPSIYNKDAETVSAEKSEMERVVTNYLKKKLGLSGDNLMESVEAVIEKYGKSERAKYRACIYYMLCVHHGKESVYN, from the coding sequence ATGAGTAAATTTGACGAAAGAGTAGAGAAGTATATCGCAGCTTACAAAGAAAAAGTAGGTGGTAAACTTGATGAAGAGTTATTAAGAAAAGTAACTAAAGGATTAGGGCCATCAATCTATAACAAAGATGCTGAAACTGTAAGTGCTGAAAAAAGTGAGATGGAACGTGTGGTTACTAACTACTTAAAGAAAAAATTAGGTCTTTCTGGTGATAATTTAATGGAGTCTGTAGAGGCTGTTATTGAAAAGTACGGTAAGAGTGAGCGTGCAAAGTATCGCGCGTGTATCTATTATATGCTTTGTGTACACCACGGAAAAGAATCTGTATACAACTAG
- a CDS encoding carboxypeptidase-like regulatory domain-containing protein — translation MKAIQQLTLLLFLLITSISLAQENNNSTENSKSTSVFGKILNAKNDSIISNVNIVNLNQVKGTISTESGSFKIPARVNDTLFFSYIGFETITVKVTEDWLKFGDVTISMTEKGIALEEIDIKVVALTGFLEIDARKAPIYNNRRYSISGLPKAYEAGNDEPGAVTKVLGSIFNPADFLYNVFGKKGTSMRKLRQIKEQDEIRNLLQSKYDRETLMNLLQMDKVSIDAILRNCQYSKSFIETANDLQILDAISECYEEYKVLKRN, via the coding sequence ATGAAAGCAATACAACAACTTACCCTATTACTATTTCTCTTAATTACTAGCATAAGTCTAGCCCAAGAGAATAACAACAGCACTGAGAATTCAAAAAGCACTTCTGTTTTTGGTAAAATACTCAATGCAAAAAACGATAGTATCATCAGCAATGTGAACATTGTCAATCTTAATCAGGTTAAAGGTACTATCTCAACAGAATCTGGATCTTTTAAAATTCCTGCACGCGTTAACGATACGCTATTTTTCTCATACATAGGCTTTGAAACCATCACAGTTAAAGTAACAGAAGACTGGCTCAAATTTGGAGATGTAACTATTTCTATGACAGAAAAAGGAATCGCGTTAGAGGAAATCGACATTAAAGTGGTGGCGTTAACTGGTTTTTTAGAGATTGATGCACGAAAGGCTCCTATATATAATAATAGGCGTTATAGCATTAGTGGTTTACCTAAAGCATATGAAGCTGGTAATGATGAGCCAGGTGCTGTGACCAAGGTGCTAGGATCCATTTTCAATCCGGCAGATTTTCTCTATAACGTATTTGGTAAAAAAGGTACCTCAATGCGCAAGCTAAGGCAAATTAAAGAACAAGATGAGATTCGTAACCTACTGCAAAGCAAGTACGATCGAGAAACTTTAATGAATCTTTTACAAATGGATAAAGTGAGTATCGATGCGATATTGCGCAATTGCCAGTACTCTAAATCTTTTATTGAAACCGCAAATGATCTTCAAATACTAGACGCGATTAGCGAGTGCTATGAAGAGTACAAAGTTCTTAAACGCAATTAA
- a CDS encoding PQQ-dependent sugar dehydrogenase, with protein sequence MKFCSYLLLSLLILSSCKESSQDHEIVSMTTDTEMPAASDAPQVDHIPLIDDQKNYTITPIVENLDIPWGMTWLPNGDLLYTEKEGRLYKFNGSKSLEIKGVPEVYLRGQGGLLDVTVHPQFEKNNFIYISYASKMGGGNGGNTTIARAVLKNNKLENLEVLYKAMPNSKKGQHFGSRFTWDDEGHLYFTIGDRGNRDVNPQDIYRDCGKIYRINDDGSIPDDNPFVETAGAKTAIYSYGNRNPQGMTTHPVTGKIIAHEHGPQGGDEINIIESGKNYGWPVISYGINYSGTTFTDITVKEGMEQPIYYWVPSIAPSGFAIINNPAYKEWNGNFLVGSLKFQYLEMLYMNGNRVTKREKVADKIGRLRNVKIGPDGLIYIAVEGKGIFKIEKN encoded by the coding sequence ATGAAATTCTGTTCTTATCTTCTTCTTTCTTTATTGATTTTGAGCTCTTGTAAAGAATCTTCTCAAGACCATGAAATTGTTTCCATGACAACCGATACTGAAATGCCGGCTGCTAGTGATGCTCCTCAAGTGGATCATATTCCCTTAATTGACGATCAAAAAAACTATACCATTACTCCTATTGTTGAAAATCTAGATATTCCATGGGGAATGACCTGGTTACCTAATGGTGACTTGCTTTATACAGAGAAAGAAGGACGACTTTACAAGTTCAATGGCTCAAAAAGCTTAGAAATTAAAGGTGTGCCAGAGGTTTACTTACGTGGTCAAGGTGGACTACTAGACGTGACTGTTCATCCACAATTTGAAAAAAATAACTTTATTTACATCTCTTATGCTTCAAAAATGGGTGGTGGCAACGGAGGAAATACCACTATCGCAAGAGCTGTACTTAAGAACAATAAATTAGAAAATCTAGAAGTACTTTATAAAGCAATGCCCAATTCTAAAAAAGGACAACACTTCGGTAGTAGATTTACATGGGATGACGAAGGACATTTATATTTCACCATAGGTGATCGTGGCAACCGAGATGTGAATCCACAAGATATTTATAGAGACTGTGGTAAAATTTACCGTATTAATGACGACGGCAGCATTCCTGACGATAATCCATTTGTAGAAACCGCTGGTGCAAAAACCGCTATCTATAGCTATGGAAATAGAAATCCGCAAGGAATGACGACTCATCCGGTTACAGGGAAGATTATAGCACATGAGCATGGACCACAAGGTGGCGATGAGATTAACATTATAGAATCTGGAAAGAACTATGGCTGGCCAGTCATAAGCTATGGTATTAATTATAGCGGCACGACATTTACTGATATTACAGTAAAAGAAGGTATGGAACAACCGATTTACTATTGGGTACCTAGTATTGCGCCCAGTGGTTTTGCCATTATTAATAATCCAGCTTATAAAGAGTGGAACGGTAATTTTCTAGTAGGTTCCTTAAAGTTTCAATATCTTGAAATGCTTTATATGAACGGTAATCGGGTGACCAAAAGAGAAAAGGTTGCCGATAAAATAGGTCGCTTGCGCAATGTAAAAATAGGTCCTGATGGACTGATTTATATTGCTGTAGAAGGAAAAGGAATCTTTAAAATCGAAAAAAACTAA